A window of Desulfobacterales bacterium genomic DNA:
ATAAGCATATCCTGCCGAAGTTGTTTCAAATTCCGTTTTTGCCGTCACGGCTGCGGCTCAGGGTCCGCTACACCGTTCGGTATAAGAAAACCCCTTTCCCGGTCCAACCTCAAACGTACGGGGTTTATCGAAACCTTACGTCTCGTGTTTTTTATCAGATCGACAGACCAGCATGGCGGGACCAGACTTTATGGCCGCGTCCACAACCAACAATGAAAATCTCCCCGGACACCGGGCTTCACCCGCAACGACTTTCATATAAAATCTATACCTTGATCAAATTGATCGGCCGGCTGAAAATATTTTCAGCGATTGCATGGGCCGCCGGGGTGATATCAGAGACAAAGTAGCGGTTTTCCCCGTCCCGGCTCAGGGTTGCGTCGATTTCCGGGTGGGCCTCGAGAAAGTCCCTGACCGTCCGGGCCACCTCAATGGAGGAATCGACCAGGGTTACCCTGTTGCCGCCGGCCTTCCTCCGGATCAACTCCTTGAGCAGCGGATAGTGGGTGCAGCCGAGCACCAGGGTGTCCACCTGTTTCTGCCGAAGCGGCGCCAGATAACGGCGCACGATCATCTTGGTCTCGCGTTTGTCCAGCCAGCCCTCCTCAACCAGGGGGACCAGCAGCGGGCAGGCCTGGGAATGGACAATATAACCGGGTGCGCGGCGTTCGATCTCCTGCTGATAGATTCCGCTTCTCACGGTGGCCGTGGTGCCGATGACCCCGATTCTGCCCGACCTGGTGGTGGTGACCGCCTTGGTGACCGCCGGGGCGATTACCTCGAAGAGAGGCTGGGTATATTGGCGGCGCAGGGTGGCCGCGGCCACGCTGGCGGCGGAGTTGCAGGCGACAATGATCAGCTTGGCGCCGTGGGCCAGGAGAAAGTCGGTGTTCTGGATCGAGTAGTTGACGATCGTTTCCGGACTTTTCGGGCCGTAGGGGGTCCTGGCCAGGTCACCGAAATAGACCAGCCGGTAATGGGGAAGGATATTTTCCACGGCCCGGGCCACGGTCATGCCGCCGACCCCGGAATCGAAAATGCCGATCATGAAAGCCTGAAGAGCAGGTTATGGAACATAACAAGGTGTCCCTTGAAAAGAATAAAGCCGGCGCGGGAGGTTATGTTCCGGCGCCGGCCTTGACTATCAGGTTATCGGAAAATGATCTCAGGACATGACCCCTTGTTCCGGAATCCTGGGACTCCCGTCCGCCAGCCCAGAATATGCTGGTGGGCAGGCGGCCGTCAATCAATTTTCTTATGGCTACTTCTTTTTCCTGGTGGTCTTGCCTTTTTTACCGCGCCGGGCAATGACCTTTTTCAGGTTTTCCGGCAGGCCCCGTTCCTTGCCGGCCTTTTTCCGACGTTCGGAAAGGGACCTGGCGCACAGGGGCTGGCGAATGGAAAAACCGTGCTTGATTCGATACTCCCGGCCGGTCAGCTCATGCGACTTCAGATGTTTCGGGGACAGCATCTTGAATTCCTGGCCGCATTCCAGACAGATTATCTTGTTCTTCTGGATCGATCTGGCCGGGCTGATGTTTACTGCCGGCTTGGCCTCGGATTCGCCATCAGTTCCGCTCTGGACCTCTTCCGCCTGTAATGTAAGCAGGGCCTTAAACGTGCTTTGCAAGGATGCAGCTATTTCTTCGGAGGTCATGTTATTGGTCCCGCACTGGGACTGAATTATGCCTGCTGCCATTTCCACTAAACTTTTTGTCATGGGAACCTCCTTCCCTAAAAAATGATGATTGATGGTGACAGTGTTTCAGGGCAAGGATGCCGGTTGAAGACAAACCGCCACAACGAATGAGGCCCATTATTGCATATGAACAAAATATTGCAAGATATTCCTTGCCGAAAGGTGGATCCGGCCGGTTTGGCATGAATGGTTCCCTGTTGTTTTTTTTATTGATACAATATTTTTTTGATGCATCCGGAAAACCAGGCCCTTCAAGTGATTATGTCAAAGTAATTCTGGGTAGAGATGATGGGTTGCGATACGTTGTCCGCCGTGGTTGCCGGCGGGCGGGAGAGGATTTAAAAAATATCCGCCGCGCGTTGACAGAAGATAAAAGTGGTATTACAGTGTCGGACACATTGCCTCCCGGTCAGGGGGTAATGATATCACGGAGTTACACGACCCGTGAGCAGTTGACCGTTGTGGCGATTTTCATATAAAGTTCCGGTGATCGGAGTGAAACAAGAGAAGGAGTTGGTCGACAATGCCCATTTACGAGTATGAATGCGCGTCTTGTAACAAGACAGTTGAAGTGATACAGGGAATTTCGGAAGAACCGCTTTCAGTATGTCCCTCCTGTTCCGGCAAGATGAGGAAACTGGTCTCCCGCAGTGCCTTTCATTTGAAGGGCGGCGGTTGGTATGCCGACGGTTACAGTAACGGCGGTCCGGGTTGCGCCGCCGCTTCTTCCGGCTCCGGTTCCGGCGACAGCGCTAAAGCCGGAGCCTCCGACTGCCCCGGTTCCTGCGCCAAGGCGGCCGGCGGCTGCCCGGCCTCGTCCTGATTTTTATTCTTTCACCGTTCCGATCAAGCGATGACTGCCATGGCATCACCGTAACTATAGAAGCGATAGTTGCGGTCAGTCGCCTCCTGGTAACTGTGCAGCAGGCGTTCCCGGCCGACCAGGGCCGAGACCAGAAACAGCAGGGACGACCCCGGCAGATGGAAGTTGGTGATCAGGTTGTCGATCACCCGGAAGCGATAGCCCGGATAGATATAGAGTCCGCACCAGCCTGACAGTTCCCTGACCGTGCCGTCTTCCGCAACCGCTGATTCCAGGGCCCGGACCGTGGTGGTGCCCACTGCCCAGATCCGTCCGCCCGCCGCCTTGGCGGCGTTGATCCTTGCCGCTGTTTCCTCTGATACGCTCACATATTCCCGGTGGATCCGATGGTCCCTGATATCTTGGACCCGGACCGGAGCAAAGGTACCGTAGCCCACATGGAGGGTGATTGAGGCCAGCCCCACCCCTTTTGCCCTGATCGCCGCCAGGAGCGGATCGGAAAAGTGGAGCCCGGCGGTGGGGGCGGCCACCGCCCCGGTCCGGGTGGCGAACAGGGTCTGGTACCGTTCCCGGTCCCATGATTCATCCCCGCACTTCCGATCGATGTATGGCGGCAGCGGCACCCGGCCATGGCTGGCGAGCAGCTCCGACAGCTCGCCCTGAAAGCGCAGGCGGATCTCGGCCTTGCCGCTGGCAAGAAATGAGACCACCGTGCCCTCCAGGTCCCTGCCAAAGAGGAGCCTGGCCCCTGGTTTGGGCCGTTTGGAGCTTTTGATAAGCCCCATGGCCGCGGCTTGGGACCAGGGGGGTGTTTCGCTGCCCCAGCCGGCCAGCCGGCCTGGTTCCGATAGCGGGCGTGGATACTCCAGCAGGAACAACTCCACCCGGCCGCCGGTCTCCTTCCTGCCGATGAGCCGGGCCGGGAAGACCCGGGTGTCATTGACCACCAGGAGATCGCCCGGGGCGAGATATTCGAGGATGTCCGGAAACCGGCGATGACCGGTCTTGCCGGTGGTCCGGTCCAGGACCAGCAGCCGGGAGGCGTCCCGGTCAGGGGCCGGGGCCTGGGCGATATTCTCCTGGGGAAGTTCGTAGGCATACGCCTTGATGTCAAAATCCGATACCATGTTCCGCCCACTATCCATCGTCCACTGTTTTTCCGTCCTCTGTCTTTCCGGTCGAGACGATACACCTGAAGGGCGCACAACTTCAAGGGTAATTGTTCCTCCTGAACCCATGAAGTAGATGTCGTCTTCCGCCTGGCTCAGATAAAATCATTCCGTGAACCGTGGTCCTGAGCTTTTAATTGCCGTTCGTGCTAAAATGCCCTACCTTGGGGCTTGTCACGATATGGTTGCTGTTCTTTTTGGCTGCCGGCATGCGGGGAGGATAATGTATCTGATAATAGCGGCTACGGAAATGGAGCTTGCGCCGGTGCGGGCCGGGCTCGATCCGGCAATGACTGGAGTGGAGTTTCTGGTCAGCGGGATAGGCCCGGTGGAGACGGCCCTTAACCTGACCCGCCACCTGGCCGGGCATTCTGGTCAATACCAGGCGGTGATCAACTGCGGGGCGGCCGGCGCCTACCTGGACAGCGGGCCTGCCCCTCTTGATATCTGCCTGGCCAGCGCGGAAGTGCTGGCCGAGGTTGGCATCTGCCAGAACAACGGGATTGTTGATCTGAACGGCCCGGATCTCCGGATCAGGCATGAATTCGATCTTGACACCCCGCTGCTGGCCCGGGCCGAGTCCCTGCTTGCCGGCCTGGGCATTGCCTGTAAAAAGGGACGGTTCATCACCGTGGCCTGCGTCAGCGGCAGCGAACAGCGGGGCAATTATCTCCGGGACCGGTTTGGCGCCATCTGCGAGAACATGGAAGGCGCGGCCGTGGCCCGGGTCTGTGAGGAGTTCGGCCTGGAATGCCTTGAGCTGCGCTGGATCAGCAACCTGGTGGAGGACCGCGACCGGAGCCGATGGCAACTGGCCGGGGCCGGCGCCATGGGCGGCCGGGTCACCGCCGAACTGGTCACCGCCTTGCTGGCCGGGTCTTAGGAACGAAGAACCGCGAACCATGATTGAAAAACAATTGACCATCGGCTATTCGCCCTGTCCCAATGATACCCATATCTTCTACGCCCTGACCCACGGCCGGGTGCCGCTGGATGGCTGGCGGCCGGCAACCCCGGTCCTGGCGGACGTGGAAACCTTGAACTCCTGGGCCCTTGCCGGCCGCCTTGATATCACCAAGCTCTCCTTTCACGCCCTGGCCCATGTGCTGGACGAGTATGTTCTGCTCCGTTCCGGCGCGGCCCTGGGTCGCGGCTGCGGGCCGCTGCTGGTGGCCAGTCACGCCATGGATCGATCCGAACTCAGCCGGGTCAGGGTGGCGATCCCGGGCCGGTATACCACCGCGGCCCTGCTGCTCAAGCTGTTTGCCCCGGGGTGTGACCACACCGTGGCAATGCCCTTTGACCGGATCATGCCCGCTATTGTTGCCGGCCGGGTCAACGCCGGGGTGATTATCCATGAGAGTCGTTTTACCTATCCCCGATACGGGCTTTCCCTGGTCCGGGACCTGGGCTCATGGTGGGAGGAGTTCTCCGGCCGGCCCATCCCCTTGGGCGGGATTGTTGCCCGCCGCTCCCTGGGGCCGGAGCTGCTCGGCCGGATCGAGGCGGCGATCCGTAAAAGCGTGTGCTGGGCCGGGGTCCATCCCGATGCCTGTATGGGATATATCCGGCAACATGCCCGGGAGATGGAGGAGCGGGTGGTCCGCGACCACATCAACCTGTACGTCAACCGTTTTTCCGAGGACCTGGGGGACGAGGGGTTGGCCGCGGTGGAGTTCTTTTTGAACCAGGGCCGGGAGATAGGCGGGCTGCCGTTGTCCCGAACACCTTTGTCGATCAACTCGTAAAACCGTGAACAGGGTGTATTCGGTGACGTAGTTTCAAGGGGTTATGCTTCCCGTAACCTTTGGTGAAACCTTTTTGCGCGACCGGTAAACAGGGGTTGACAAGTTCCAGGAACGTACTATATATTCGTGTTTCTTTTGATAATGGGCAAACAGGGCGGCAAAGCCCGTCCCGTATGGAAGAGCGGATGAATTTCCGCGGCAGATTTTGCGAGGGTCAACCTGTCCCGGGAAAGGGTTGCCGGGCCAACAGCTGAGGAAGGAAGAAAGGATGAAAGTGACAGGCGCTCAGGCAATAATAAAATGCCTTGAGGAACAAGGAGTTGAGGTGATTTTCGGGTTTCCCGGCGGTGCGGTGATCGATATTTACGATGAATTGATGAAGTCCGAGTCCATTGAGCATGTGCTGGTGCGGCACGAGCAGGCCGCGGTCCATGCCGCCGATGCCTACGGCCGGGTCAAGGGCGAAGTCGGGGTGGCCCTGGTCACCTCCGGCCCCGGGGCCACCAACACGGTGACCGGGATCGCCTCGGCCTACATGGATTCAATCCCGCTGGTGGTCTTCACCGGCCAGGTACCCACCGCGCTGATCGGCAACGACGCCTTTCAGGAGGTGGATATCGTCGGGATCACCAGGCCGTGCACCAAGCATAACTATCTGGTCAAGGATCCCAATGAGTTGGTGCCCACCATCCGGGAGGCCTTTTATATCGCCCGGACCGGCCGGCCCGGGCCGGTGCTCATCGATGTGCCCAAGGACGTGGCCGCGGCCAGGATCAATTTTCCCAAACCCAAGCCGATCAAGATGCAGACCTATCGGC
This region includes:
- the murI gene encoding glutamate racemase; amino-acid sequence: MIGIFDSGVGGMTVARAVENILPHYRLVYFGDLARTPYGPKSPETIVNYSIQNTDFLLAHGAKLIIVACNSAASVAAATLRRQYTQPLFEVIAPAVTKAVTTTRSGRIGVIGTTATVRSGIYQQEIERRAPGYIVHSQACPLLVPLVEEGWLDKRETKMIVRRYLAPLRQKQVDTLVLGCTHYPLLKELIRRKAGGNRVTLVDSSIEVARTVRDFLEAHPEIDATLSRDGENRYFVSDITPAAHAIAENIFSRPINLIKV
- a CDS encoding MucR family transcriptional regulator produces the protein MTKSLVEMAAGIIQSQCGTNNMTSEEIAASLQSTFKALLTLQAEEVQSGTDGESEAKPAVNISPARSIQKNKIICLECGQEFKMLSPKHLKSHELTGREYRIKHGFSIRQPLCARSLSERRKKAGKERGLPENLKKVIARRGKKGKTTRKKK
- a CDS encoding zinc ribbon domain-containing protein is translated as MPIYEYECASCNKTVEVIQGISEEPLSVCPSCSGKMRKLVSRSAFHLKGGGWYADGYSNGGPGCAAASSGSGSGDSAKAGASDCPGSCAKAAGGCPASS
- the queA gene encoding tRNA preQ1(34) S-adenosylmethionine ribosyltransferase-isomerase QueA, whose protein sequence is MDSGRNMVSDFDIKAYAYELPQENIAQAPAPDRDASRLLVLDRTTGKTGHRRFPDILEYLAPGDLLVVNDTRVFPARLIGRKETGGRVELFLLEYPRPLSEPGRLAGWGSETPPWSQAAAMGLIKSSKRPKPGARLLFGRDLEGTVVSFLASGKAEIRLRFQGELSELLASHGRVPLPPYIDRKCGDESWDRERYQTLFATRTGAVAAPTAGLHFSDPLLAAIRAKGVGLASITLHVGYGTFAPVRVQDIRDHRIHREYVSVSEETAARINAAKAAGGRIWAVGTTTVRALESAVAEDGTVRELSGWCGLYIYPGYRFRVIDNLITNFHLPGSSLLFLVSALVGRERLLHSYQEATDRNYRFYSYGDAMAVIA
- the mqnB gene encoding futalosine hydrolase; amino-acid sequence: MYLIIAATEMELAPVRAGLDPAMTGVEFLVSGIGPVETALNLTRHLAGHSGQYQAVINCGAAGAYLDSGPAPLDICLASAEVLAEVGICQNNGIVDLNGPDLRIRHEFDLDTPLLARAESLLAGLGIACKKGRFITVACVSGSEQRGNYLRDRFGAICENMEGAAVARVCEEFGLECLELRWISNLVEDRDRSRWQLAGAGAMGGRVTAELVTALLAGS
- a CDS encoding 1,4-dihydroxy-6-naphthoate synthase; protein product: MIEKQLTIGYSPCPNDTHIFYALTHGRVPLDGWRPATPVLADVETLNSWALAGRLDITKLSFHALAHVLDEYVLLRSGAALGRGCGPLLVASHAMDRSELSRVRVAIPGRYTTAALLLKLFAPGCDHTVAMPFDRIMPAIVAGRVNAGVIIHESRFTYPRYGLSLVRDLGSWWEEFSGRPIPLGGIVARRSLGPELLGRIEAAIRKSVCWAGVHPDACMGYIRQHAREMEERVVRDHINLYVNRFSEDLGDEGLAAVEFFLNQGREIGGLPLSRTPLSINS